One stretch of Astatotilapia calliptera chromosome 3, fAstCal1.2, whole genome shotgun sequence DNA includes these proteins:
- the LOC113016765 gene encoding high choriolytic enzyme 1-like isoform X2: protein MTPAFFFSVCLSMTAVCLRAAVIRNITDESLGAPAIIEKVNANSTKVLVHGDIVPTATRNAVPCTATGCKWPKTGPFVYVPVSIGTEYSSQERNVIINALVTFHASTCIRFVWRTSDRDFLHFFSGQGCYSYLGRQNGGQLVSLQRNGCLFQSTVQHEVLHALGFHHEQVRSDRDLHVRILTENIITGQEHNFVKVQTNNLGTPYDFNSVMHYGRLAFSKNGQPTIVARSNPNLNFGNAFQMSPNDIARVNRLYGC from the exons ATGACTCCAGCCTTTTTCTTCTCCGTCTGCCTGTCAATGACAGCCGTTTGTCTG AGGGCTGCTGTCATTAGAAATATAACTG ATGAGTCTCTGGGTGCCCCAGCGATCATTGAAAAAGTCAATGCTAACTCAA CAAAAGTGTTGGTTCATGGTGACATTGTGCCCACTGCTACCAGGAATGCTGTTCCATGCACAGCCACTGGCTGCAAGTGGCCTAAAACGGGACCCTTTGTCTATGTACCTGTCTCCATTGGCACTGAATACA GCAGCCAAGAGCGCAACGTCATCATCAATGCCCTAGTCACCTTCCACGCTTCCACCTGCATCCGGTTTGTCTGGCGTACAAGCGACAGAGATTTCCTTCACTTCTTCTCTGGACAAGG GTGTTATTCATACCTGGGCCGTCAGAATGGAGGACAGCTAGTCTCCCTACAGAGAAATGGTTGCTTGTTTCAGTCGACGGTGCAACATGAGGTTCTTCATGCTCTGGGCTTCCACCACGAGCAGGTCCGCTCTGACAGAGATCTGCATGTGAGGATCCTTACCGAGAACATCATCACAG GACAAGAGCACAACTTTGTGAAAGTGCAGACCAACAATTTGGGGACTCCCTATGACTTCAACTCTGTCATGCACTATGGCAG ACTCGCCTTCTCCAAGAATGGGCAGCCAACCATTGTTGCCAGGTCCAATCCTAATCTTAATTTTGGAAATGCTTTCCAAATGAGTCCCAATGACATCGCCCGTGTAAACAGGCTTTATGGATGCT AA
- the LOC113016765 gene encoding high choriolytic enzyme 1-like isoform X1: protein MTPAFFFSVCLSMTAVCLRAAVIRNITDESLGAPAIIEKVNANSTKVLVHGDIVPTATRNAVPCTATGCKWPKTGPFVYVPVSIGTEYSSQERNVIINALVTFHASTCIRFVWRTSDRDFLHFFSGQGCYSYLGRQNGGQLVSLQRNGCLFQSTVQHEVLHALGFHHEQVRSDRDLHVRILTENIITGQEHNFVKVQTNNLGTPYDFNSVMHYGRLAFSKNGQPTIVARSNPNLNFGNAFQMSPNDIARVNRLYGCCE from the exons ATGACTCCAGCCTTTTTCTTCTCCGTCTGCCTGTCAATGACAGCCGTTTGTCTG AGGGCTGCTGTCATTAGAAATATAACTG ATGAGTCTCTGGGTGCCCCAGCGATCATTGAAAAAGTCAATGCTAACTCAA CAAAAGTGTTGGTTCATGGTGACATTGTGCCCACTGCTACCAGGAATGCTGTTCCATGCACAGCCACTGGCTGCAAGTGGCCTAAAACGGGACCCTTTGTCTATGTACCTGTCTCCATTGGCACTGAATACA GCAGCCAAGAGCGCAACGTCATCATCAATGCCCTAGTCACCTTCCACGCTTCCACCTGCATCCGGTTTGTCTGGCGTACAAGCGACAGAGATTTCCTTCACTTCTTCTCTGGACAAGG GTGTTATTCATACCTGGGCCGTCAGAATGGAGGACAGCTAGTCTCCCTACAGAGAAATGGTTGCTTGTTTCAGTCGACGGTGCAACATGAGGTTCTTCATGCTCTGGGCTTCCACCACGAGCAGGTCCGCTCTGACAGAGATCTGCATGTGAGGATCCTTACCGAGAACATCATCACAG GACAAGAGCACAACTTTGTGAAAGTGCAGACCAACAATTTGGGGACTCCCTATGACTTCAACTCTGTCATGCACTATGGCAG ACTCGCCTTCTCCAAGAATGGGCAGCCAACCATTGTTGCCAGGTCCAATCCTAATCTTAATTTTGGAAATGCTTTCCAAATGAGTCCCAATGACATCGCCCGTGTAAACAGGCTTTATGGATGCTGTGAGTAA